The following proteins are encoded in a genomic region of Necator americanus strain Aroian chromosome II, whole genome shotgun sequence:
- a CDS encoding hypothetical protein (NECATOR_CHRII.G4882.T3) — MSNHDKSKAVISKELEVVLKAAVASSYTQRDVVPSEITQNICSVIEAIFIHGLRDPFFVKGSRYAKYPEPNFWPFVSKYSHRSIITEINSLNQIRSEIGRSRAWIRIVLNQNTLEHYLHLLLRETKAMNQFYSEISFLRDAEHMDKAMDLLKGLGSLPINAAVNSSLLNTWTPSPLILAGLVHGKPLKVGALHPRQRSSSLRDASEVGLPALDFLQDEQSPIKLPPIRSKDRIDRKAVLSDDDGSSVYSHPSMLDRSEIPERIILSSTPIGGNYGELPPQNFAPLIVSRRTRRPRKSSRSSSESNSKKSSHSESASTLADGLVELGTSAGSSSRTRFKQSETLDSGIESEHRENNPESISSVSDGKENDPNYIDKKESDGKMESTDVKDTRNVSTEEPFVSNAVVDFQSNNEENVRTTEAEAELPDVFDHETDNVFDDDEKQPENTIDVLVRVPELDCRASSGIETSLHDELFLAEAAPSSNSLLNRSWKKPKTSLPDLDGSHTLLSSSSSPDTAGCIVSFDQALRTAMEASGSSEKVTDDLDGSQELLANTDSDDADEENSSRKQSDAVSEQVTALITTIPREIGLDSQDFRCPMCRKSIGAAFSNVCGIDGLYYCNDCMRAGGEMPIPSRVLRSWDWKQRPVSDRGRAFIEANQDTPIIRIDQHNPSLYEHVPVMKTIKVLREQLQIASMYLFNCRESIAEDFKRRVWPRDHLYNDINAYSISDLILLHNGQLEKQVRGFLKHAVDHVMHCSLCRQKGFICEMCEAPEVIYPFETETTYRCQRCFSVFHSECATKMEDCPKCVRRAKYEIRQEASDLPLG, encoded by the exons ATGTCAAATCATGATAAATCGAAGGCAGTAATAAGTAAAGAATTAGAGGTTGTTTTAAAAGCTGCCGTTGCGTCGTCCTATACTCAAAGAGATGTCGTGCCAAG CGAAATCACGCAAAATATCTGCAGTGTCATTGAagctatttttattcatgGATTGAGGGATCCATTTTTTGTGAAGGGCTCCAGATACGCCAAGTACCCAGAGCCG AACTTCTGGCCCTTCGTTTCCAAATATTCGCACAGAAGTATTATCACGGAGATCAACTCGCTTAATCAAATACGATCAGAAATTGGACGTAGCCGA GCTTGGATTCGGATAGTTTTGAATCAGAATACATTGGAGCATTATCTTCATTTACTTCTTCGCGAAACAAAGGCTATGAA CCAATTCTATAGCGAAATCTCTTTTCTACGTGACGCCGAACACATGGACAAAGCGATGGATTTATTAAAAGGCCTTGGATCCCTACCGATTAATGCTGCTGTTAATAGTTCGTTGTTGAACACATGGACACCATCACCGTTAATTCTTGCTGGCTTAGTTCATGGAAAACCGTTAAAAg ttGGTGCCCTGCATCCAAGGCAACGCTCGTCTTCCTTACGCGACGCGTCGGAAGTTGGCTTGCCTGCACTTGACTTTCTGCAGGACGAACAATCTCCTATTAAACTGCCACCGATTCGTTCCAAAGATCGAATTGATCGAA AAGCTGTTCTAAGTGATGACGATGGTTCTTCCGTGTATTCACATCCTTCGATGCTTGACAGATCAGAAATCCCAGAGCGAATTATTTTGTCATCAACACCGATCGGTGGGAATTATGGCGAACTTCCACCTCAGAATTTCGCT CCACTGATTGTATCACGTCGTACAAGACGCCCTCGCAAATCTTCTAGAAGTAGTAGTGAATcgaattcgaagaaaagtTCTCATAGCGAATCT GCAAGTACGCTGGCAGACGGATTGGTAGAGTTAGGTACTTCTGCGGGCTCATCGTCCCGTACGCGGTTTAAGCAGTCGGAAACGTTGGACAGTGGGATTGAATCCGAGCACAG AGAAAACAACCCTGAAAGCATTAGCTCTGTCTCTGATGGAAAAGAGAACGACCCAAATTATATCGATAAAAAGGAGAGTGATGGCAAAATGGAGTCCACAGATGTCAAAG ACACAAGGAACGTTTCTACCGAAGAACCCTTCGTTTCCAATGCAGTGGTTGATTTTCAAAgcaacaatgaagaaaatgtgcGAACAACAGAGGCAGAAGCAGAGCTACCCGACGTATTTGACCATGAAACCGATAATGTAtttgatgatgatgaaaaaCAGCCGGAGAACACTATAGATGTACTGGTTCGTGTGCCGGAACTTGATTGTCGG GCAAGTTCTGGGATTGAAACTTCTCTTCATGATGAATTGTTTCTTGCGGAGGCTGCACCCAGTAGTAACAGTTTGCTGAATAGAAGTTGGAAAAAACCAAAGACAAGTTTG CCTGATCTGGATGGTAGTCACACTCTTCTTTCGTCCTCATCATCCCCAGATACGGCAGGTTGTATCGTAAGCTTCGACCAGGCGTTAAGGACAGCAATGGAGGCAAGTGGTTCAAGCGAAAAG GTTACGGATGACTTAGACGGATCACAAGAACTTCTTGCCAATACAGATAGCGATGATGCAGATGAGGAA AACTCGTCCCGAAAACAGTCCGACGCTGTGTCGGAGCAGGTGACTGCACTGATCACCACAATTCCTCGTGAAATTGGCCTTGATTCTCAAGACTTCCGTTGTCCTATGTGCAGAAAGTCCATTGGAGCCGCTTTTTCAAA CGTATGTGGCATCGATGGTTTGTATTACTGCAACGACTGTATGCGTGCTGGTGGAGAAATGCCTATCCCGTCACGTGTTCTGCGCAGTTGGGACTGGAAGCAACGTCCTGTGTCAGATCGTGGACGTGCTTTCATTGAAGCGAATCAG GACACTCCAATTATACGCATTGACCAGCACAATCCTTCCCTCTACGAACATGTTCCTGTCATGAAAACAATCAAG GTTCTGCGAGAACAACTTCAAATAGCTTCAATGTACCTATTTAACTGTCGTGAGTCAATAGCAGAAGACTTTAAAAGACGAGTGTGGCCACGCGATCATCTTTATAACGATATCAATGCTTATTCGATCAGC GACTTAATTCTTCTCCACAATGGTCAGCTGGAAAAACAAGTGCGCGGATTTCTTAAACACGCTGTAGATCACGTCATGCACTGTTCGTTATGTCGTCAAAAAGGTTTCATTTGTGAGATGTGTGAAGCTCCTGAGGTGATCTATCCTTTCGAGACGGAGACCACATACAGG TGTCAGCGATGCTTCTCGGTATTCCATTCCGAATGTGCGACTAAAATGGAGGACTGTCCGAAATGTGTACGACGTGCGAAGTATGAGATTCGTCAAGAAGCAAGTGATCTTCCTCTGGGATGA
- a CDS encoding hypothetical protein (NECATOR_CHRII.G4882.T2): MSNHDKSKAVISKELEVVLKAAVASSYTQRDVVPSEITQNICSVIEAIFIHGLRDPFFVKGSRYAKYPEPNFWPFVSKYSHRSIITEINSLNQIRSEIGRSRAWIRIVLNQNTLEHYLHLLLRETKAMNQFYSEISFLRDAEHMDKAMDLLKGLGSLPINAAVNSSLLNTWTPSPLILAGLVHGKPLKVGALHPRQRSSSLRDASEVGLPALDFLQDEQSPIKLPPIRSKDRIDRKAVLSDDDGSSVYSHPSMLDRSEIPERIILSSTPIGGNYGELPPQNFAPLIVSRRTRRPRKSSRSSSESNSKKSSHSESASTLADGLVELGTSAGSSSRTRFKQSETLDSGIESEHRENNPESISSVSDGKENDPNYIDKKESDGKMESTDVKDTRNVSTEEPFVSNAVVDFQSNNEENVRTTEAEAELPDVFDHETDNVFDDDEKQPENTIDVLVRVPELDCRASSGIETSLHDELFLAEAAPSSNSLLNRSWKKPKTSLPDLDGSHTLLSSSSSPDTAGCIVSFDQALRTAMEVTDDLDGSQELLANTDSDDADEENSSRKQSDAVSEQVTALITTIPREIGLDSQDFRCPMCRKSIGAAFSKYGVCGIDGLYYCNDCMRAGGEMPIPSRVLRSWDWKQRPVSDRGRAFIEANQDTPIIRIDQHNPSLYEHVPVMKTIKVLREQLQIASMYLFNCRESIAEDFKRRVWPRDHLYNDINAYSISDLILLHNGQLEKQVRGFLKHAVDHVMHCSLCRQKGFICEMCEAPEVIYPFETETTYRCQRCFSVFHSECATKMEDCPKCVRRAKYEIRQEASDLPLG, encoded by the exons ATGTCAAATCATGATAAATCGAAGGCAGTAATAAGTAAAGAATTAGAGGTTGTTTTAAAAGCTGCCGTTGCGTCGTCCTATACTCAAAGAGATGTCGTGCCAAG CGAAATCACGCAAAATATCTGCAGTGTCATTGAagctatttttattcatgGATTGAGGGATCCATTTTTTGTGAAGGGCTCCAGATACGCCAAGTACCCAGAGCCG AACTTCTGGCCCTTCGTTTCCAAATATTCGCACAGAAGTATTATCACGGAGATCAACTCGCTTAATCAAATACGATCAGAAATTGGACGTAGCCGA GCTTGGATTCGGATAGTTTTGAATCAGAATACATTGGAGCATTATCTTCATTTACTTCTTCGCGAAACAAAGGCTATGAA CCAATTCTATAGCGAAATCTCTTTTCTACGTGACGCCGAACACATGGACAAAGCGATGGATTTATTAAAAGGCCTTGGATCCCTACCGATTAATGCTGCTGTTAATAGTTCGTTGTTGAACACATGGACACCATCACCGTTAATTCTTGCTGGCTTAGTTCATGGAAAACCGTTAAAAg ttGGTGCCCTGCATCCAAGGCAACGCTCGTCTTCCTTACGCGACGCGTCGGAAGTTGGCTTGCCTGCACTTGACTTTCTGCAGGACGAACAATCTCCTATTAAACTGCCACCGATTCGTTCCAAAGATCGAATTGATCGAA AAGCTGTTCTAAGTGATGACGATGGTTCTTCCGTGTATTCACATCCTTCGATGCTTGACAGATCAGAAATCCCAGAGCGAATTATTTTGTCATCAACACCGATCGGTGGGAATTATGGCGAACTTCCACCTCAGAATTTCGCT CCACTGATTGTATCACGTCGTACAAGACGCCCTCGCAAATCTTCTAGAAGTAGTAGTGAATcgaattcgaagaaaagtTCTCATAGCGAATCT GCAAGTACGCTGGCAGACGGATTGGTAGAGTTAGGTACTTCTGCGGGCTCATCGTCCCGTACGCGGTTTAAGCAGTCGGAAACGTTGGACAGTGGGATTGAATCCGAGCACAG AGAAAACAACCCTGAAAGCATTAGCTCTGTCTCTGATGGAAAAGAGAACGACCCAAATTATATCGATAAAAAGGAGAGTGATGGCAAAATGGAGTCCACAGATGTCAAAG ACACAAGGAACGTTTCTACCGAAGAACCCTTCGTTTCCAATGCAGTGGTTGATTTTCAAAgcaacaatgaagaaaatgtgcGAACAACAGAGGCAGAAGCAGAGCTACCCGACGTATTTGACCATGAAACCGATAATGTAtttgatgatgatgaaaaaCAGCCGGAGAACACTATAGATGTACTGGTTCGTGTGCCGGAACTTGATTGTCGG GCAAGTTCTGGGATTGAAACTTCTCTTCATGATGAATTGTTTCTTGCGGAGGCTGCACCCAGTAGTAACAGTTTGCTGAATAGAAGTTGGAAAAAACCAAAGACAAGTTTG CCTGATCTGGATGGTAGTCACACTCTTCTTTCGTCCTCATCATCCCCAGATACGGCAGGTTGTATCGTAAGCTTCGACCAGGCGTTAAGGACAGCAATGGAG GTTACGGATGACTTAGACGGATCACAAGAACTTCTTGCCAATACAGATAGCGATGATGCAGATGAGGAA AACTCGTCCCGAAAACAGTCCGACGCTGTGTCGGAGCAGGTGACTGCACTGATCACCACAATTCCTCGTGAAATTGGCCTTGATTCTCAAGACTTCCGTTGTCCTATGTGCAGAAAGTCCATTGGAGCCGCTTTTTCAAAGTATGG CGTATGTGGCATCGATGGTTTGTATTACTGCAACGACTGTATGCGTGCTGGTGGAGAAATGCCTATCCCGTCACGTGTTCTGCGCAGTTGGGACTGGAAGCAACGTCCTGTGTCAGATCGTGGACGTGCTTTCATTGAAGCGAATCAG GACACTCCAATTATACGCATTGACCAGCACAATCCTTCCCTCTACGAACATGTTCCTGTCATGAAAACAATCAAG GTTCTGCGAGAACAACTTCAAATAGCTTCAATGTACCTATTTAACTGTCGTGAGTCAATAGCAGAAGACTTTAAAAGACGAGTGTGGCCACGCGATCATCTTTATAACGATATCAATGCTTATTCGATCAGC GACTTAATTCTTCTCCACAATGGTCAGCTGGAAAAACAAGTGCGCGGATTTCTTAAACACGCTGTAGATCACGTCATGCACTGTTCGTTATGTCGTCAAAAAGGTTTCATTTGTGAGATGTGTGAAGCTCCTGAGGTGATCTATCCTTTCGAGACGGAGACCACATACAGG TGTCAGCGATGCTTCTCGGTATTCCATTCCGAATGTGCGACTAAAATGGAGGACTGTCCGAAATGTGTACGACGTGCGAAGTATGAGATTCGTCAAGAAGCAAGTGATCTTCCTCTGGGATGA
- a CDS encoding hypothetical protein (NECATOR_CHRII.G4882.T5): MSNHDKSKAVISKELEVVLKAAVASSYTQRDVVPSEITQNICSVIEAIFIHGLRDPFFVKGSRYAKYPEPNFWPFVSKYSHRSIITEINSLNQIRSEIGRSRAWIRIVLNQNTLEHYLHLLLRETKAMNQFYSEISFLRDAEHMDKAMDLLKGLGSLPINAAVNSSLLNTWTPSPLILAGLVHGKPLKVGALHPRQRSSSLRDASEVGLPALDFLQDEQSPIKLPPIRSKDRIDRKAVLSDDDGSSVYSHPSMLDRSEIPERIILSSTPIGGNYGELPPQNFAPLIVSRRTRRPRKSSRSSSESNSKKSSHSESASTLADGLVELGTSAGSSSRTRFKQSETLDSGIESEHRENNPESISSVSDGKENDPNYIDKKESDGKMESTDVKDTRNVSTEEPFVSNAVVDFQSNNEENVRTTEAEAELPDVFDHETDNVFDDDEKQPENTIDVLVRVPELDCRASSGIETSLHDELFLAEAAPSSNSLLNRSWKKPKTSLPDLDGSHTLLSSSSSPDTAGCIVSFDQALRTAMEASGSSEKVTDDLDGSQELLANTDSDDADEENSSRKQSDAVSEQVTALITTIPREIGLDSQDFRCPMCRKSIGAAFSKYGVCGIDGLYYCNDCMRAGGEMPIPSRVLRSWDWKQRPVSDRGRAFIEANQDTPIIRIDQHNPSLYEHVPVMKTIKVLREQLQIASMYLFNCRESIAEDFKRRVWPRDHLYNDINAYSISDLILLHNGQLEKQVRGFLKHAVDHVMHCSLCRQKGFICEMCEAPEVIYPFETETTYRCQRCFSVFHSECATKMEDCPKCVRRAKYEIRQEASDLPLG, translated from the exons ATGTCAAATCATGATAAATCGAAGGCAGTAATAAGTAAAGAATTAGAGGTTGTTTTAAAAGCTGCCGTTGCGTCGTCCTATACTCAAAGAGATGTCGTGCCAAG CGAAATCACGCAAAATATCTGCAGTGTCATTGAagctatttttattcatgGATTGAGGGATCCATTTTTTGTGAAGGGCTCCAGATACGCCAAGTACCCAGAGCCG AACTTCTGGCCCTTCGTTTCCAAATATTCGCACAGAAGTATTATCACGGAGATCAACTCGCTTAATCAAATACGATCAGAAATTGGACGTAGCCGA GCTTGGATTCGGATAGTTTTGAATCAGAATACATTGGAGCATTATCTTCATTTACTTCTTCGCGAAACAAAGGCTATGAA CCAATTCTATAGCGAAATCTCTTTTCTACGTGACGCCGAACACATGGACAAAGCGATGGATTTATTAAAAGGCCTTGGATCCCTACCGATTAATGCTGCTGTTAATAGTTCGTTGTTGAACACATGGACACCATCACCGTTAATTCTTGCTGGCTTAGTTCATGGAAAACCGTTAAAAg ttGGTGCCCTGCATCCAAGGCAACGCTCGTCTTCCTTACGCGACGCGTCGGAAGTTGGCTTGCCTGCACTTGACTTTCTGCAGGACGAACAATCTCCTATTAAACTGCCACCGATTCGTTCCAAAGATCGAATTGATCGAA AAGCTGTTCTAAGTGATGACGATGGTTCTTCCGTGTATTCACATCCTTCGATGCTTGACAGATCAGAAATCCCAGAGCGAATTATTTTGTCATCAACACCGATCGGTGGGAATTATGGCGAACTTCCACCTCAGAATTTCGCT CCACTGATTGTATCACGTCGTACAAGACGCCCTCGCAAATCTTCTAGAAGTAGTAGTGAATcgaattcgaagaaaagtTCTCATAGCGAATCT GCAAGTACGCTGGCAGACGGATTGGTAGAGTTAGGTACTTCTGCGGGCTCATCGTCCCGTACGCGGTTTAAGCAGTCGGAAACGTTGGACAGTGGGATTGAATCCGAGCACAG AGAAAACAACCCTGAAAGCATTAGCTCTGTCTCTGATGGAAAAGAGAACGACCCAAATTATATCGATAAAAAGGAGAGTGATGGCAAAATGGAGTCCACAGATGTCAAAG ACACAAGGAACGTTTCTACCGAAGAACCCTTCGTTTCCAATGCAGTGGTTGATTTTCAAAgcaacaatgaagaaaatgtgcGAACAACAGAGGCAGAAGCAGAGCTACCCGACGTATTTGACCATGAAACCGATAATGTAtttgatgatgatgaaaaaCAGCCGGAGAACACTATAGATGTACTGGTTCGTGTGCCGGAACTTGATTGTCGG GCAAGTTCTGGGATTGAAACTTCTCTTCATGATGAATTGTTTCTTGCGGAGGCTGCACCCAGTAGTAACAGTTTGCTGAATAGAAGTTGGAAAAAACCAAAGACAAGTTTG CCTGATCTGGATGGTAGTCACACTCTTCTTTCGTCCTCATCATCCCCAGATACGGCAGGTTGTATCGTAAGCTTCGACCAGGCGTTAAGGACAGCAATGGAGGCAAGTGGTTCAAGCGAAAAG GTTACGGATGACTTAGACGGATCACAAGAACTTCTTGCCAATACAGATAGCGATGATGCAGATGAGGAA AACTCGTCCCGAAAACAGTCCGACGCTGTGTCGGAGCAGGTGACTGCACTGATCACCACAATTCCTCGTGAAATTGGCCTTGATTCTCAAGACTTCCGTTGTCCTATGTGCAGAAAGTCCATTGGAGCCGCTTTTTCAAAGTATGG CGTATGTGGCATCGATGGTTTGTATTACTGCAACGACTGTATGCGTGCTGGTGGAGAAATGCCTATCCCGTCACGTGTTCTGCGCAGTTGGGACTGGAAGCAACGTCCTGTGTCAGATCGTGGACGTGCTTTCATTGAAGCGAATCAG GACACTCCAATTATACGCATTGACCAGCACAATCCTTCCCTCTACGAACATGTTCCTGTCATGAAAACAATCAAG GTTCTGCGAGAACAACTTCAAATAGCTTCAATGTACCTATTTAACTGTCGTGAGTCAATAGCAGAAGACTTTAAAAGACGAGTGTGGCCACGCGATCATCTTTATAACGATATCAATGCTTATTCGATCAGC GACTTAATTCTTCTCCACAATGGTCAGCTGGAAAAACAAGTGCGCGGATTTCTTAAACACGCTGTAGATCACGTCATGCACTGTTCGTTATGTCGTCAAAAAGGTTTCATTTGTGAGATGTGTGAAGCTCCTGAGGTGATCTATCCTTTCGAGACGGAGACCACATACAGG TGTCAGCGATGCTTCTCGGTATTCCATTCCGAATGTGCGACTAAAATGGAGGACTGTCCGAAATGTGTACGACGTGCGAAGTATGAGATTCGTCAAGAAGCAAGTGATCTTCCTCTGGGATGA
- a CDS encoding hypothetical protein (NECATOR_CHRII.G4882.T1): MSNHDKSKAVISKELEVVLKAAVASSYTQRDVVPSEITQNICSVIEAIFIHGLRDPFFVKGSRYAKYPEPNFWPFVSKYSHRSIITEINSLNQIRSEIGRSRAWIRIVLNQNTLEHYLHLLLRETKAMNQFYSEISFLRDAEHMDKAMDLLKGLGSLPINAAVNSSLLNTWTPSPLILAGLVHGKPLKVGALHPRQRSSSLRDASEVGLPALDFLQDEQSPIKLPPIRSKDRIDRSKAVLSDDDGSSVYSHPSMLDRSEIPERIILSSTPIGGNYGELPPQNFAPLIVSRRTRRPRKSSRSSSESNSKKSSHSESASTLADGLVELGTSAGSSSRTRFKQSETLDSGIESEHRENNPESISSVSDGKENDPNYIDKKESDGKMESTDVKDTRNVSTEEPFVSNAVVDFQSNNEENVRTTEAEAELPDVFDHETDNVFDDDEKQPENTIDVLVRVPELDCRASSGIETSLHDELFLAEAAPSSNSLLNRSWKKPKTSLPDLDGSHTLLSSSSSPDTAGCIVSFDQALRTAMEVTDDLDGSQELLANTDSDDADEENSSRKQSDAVSEQVTALITTIPREIGLDSQDFRCPMCRKSIGAAFSKYGVCGIDGLYYCNDCMRAGGEMPIPSRVLRSWDWKQRPVSDRGRAFIEANQDTPIIRIDQHNPSLYEHVPVMKTIKVLREQLQIASMYLFNCRESIAEDFKRRVWPRDHLYNDINAYSISDLILLHNGQLEKQVRGFLKHAVDHVMHCSLCRQKGFICEMCEAPEVIYPFETETTYRCQRCFSVFHSECATKMEDCPKCVRRAKYEIRQEASDLPLG, encoded by the exons ATGTCAAATCATGATAAATCGAAGGCAGTAATAAGTAAAGAATTAGAGGTTGTTTTAAAAGCTGCCGTTGCGTCGTCCTATACTCAAAGAGATGTCGTGCCAAG CGAAATCACGCAAAATATCTGCAGTGTCATTGAagctatttttattcatgGATTGAGGGATCCATTTTTTGTGAAGGGCTCCAGATACGCCAAGTACCCAGAGCCG AACTTCTGGCCCTTCGTTTCCAAATATTCGCACAGAAGTATTATCACGGAGATCAACTCGCTTAATCAAATACGATCAGAAATTGGACGTAGCCGA GCTTGGATTCGGATAGTTTTGAATCAGAATACATTGGAGCATTATCTTCATTTACTTCTTCGCGAAACAAAGGCTATGAA CCAATTCTATAGCGAAATCTCTTTTCTACGTGACGCCGAACACATGGACAAAGCGATGGATTTATTAAAAGGCCTTGGATCCCTACCGATTAATGCTGCTGTTAATAGTTCGTTGTTGAACACATGGACACCATCACCGTTAATTCTTGCTGGCTTAGTTCATGGAAAACCGTTAAAAg ttGGTGCCCTGCATCCAAGGCAACGCTCGTCTTCCTTACGCGACGCGTCGGAAGTTGGCTTGCCTGCACTTGACTTTCTGCAGGACGAACAATCTCCTATTAAACTGCCACCGATTCGTTCCAAAGATCGAATTGATCGAAGTA AAGCTGTTCTAAGTGATGACGATGGTTCTTCCGTGTATTCACATCCTTCGATGCTTGACAGATCAGAAATCCCAGAGCGAATTATTTTGTCATCAACACCGATCGGTGGGAATTATGGCGAACTTCCACCTCAGAATTTCGCT CCACTGATTGTATCACGTCGTACAAGACGCCCTCGCAAATCTTCTAGAAGTAGTAGTGAATcgaattcgaagaaaagtTCTCATAGCGAATCT GCAAGTACGCTGGCAGACGGATTGGTAGAGTTAGGTACTTCTGCGGGCTCATCGTCCCGTACGCGGTTTAAGCAGTCGGAAACGTTGGACAGTGGGATTGAATCCGAGCACAG AGAAAACAACCCTGAAAGCATTAGCTCTGTCTCTGATGGAAAAGAGAACGACCCAAATTATATCGATAAAAAGGAGAGTGATGGCAAAATGGAGTCCACAGATGTCAAAG ACACAAGGAACGTTTCTACCGAAGAACCCTTCGTTTCCAATGCAGTGGTTGATTTTCAAAgcaacaatgaagaaaatgtgcGAACAACAGAGGCAGAAGCAGAGCTACCCGACGTATTTGACCATGAAACCGATAATGTAtttgatgatgatgaaaaaCAGCCGGAGAACACTATAGATGTACTGGTTCGTGTGCCGGAACTTGATTGTCGG GCAAGTTCTGGGATTGAAACTTCTCTTCATGATGAATTGTTTCTTGCGGAGGCTGCACCCAGTAGTAACAGTTTGCTGAATAGAAGTTGGAAAAAACCAAAGACAAGTTTG CCTGATCTGGATGGTAGTCACACTCTTCTTTCGTCCTCATCATCCCCAGATACGGCAGGTTGTATCGTAAGCTTCGACCAGGCGTTAAGGACAGCAATGGAG GTTACGGATGACTTAGACGGATCACAAGAACTTCTTGCCAATACAGATAGCGATGATGCAGATGAGGAA AACTCGTCCCGAAAACAGTCCGACGCTGTGTCGGAGCAGGTGACTGCACTGATCACCACAATTCCTCGTGAAATTGGCCTTGATTCTCAAGACTTCCGTTGTCCTATGTGCAGAAAGTCCATTGGAGCCGCTTTTTCAAAGTATGG CGTATGTGGCATCGATGGTTTGTATTACTGCAACGACTGTATGCGTGCTGGTGGAGAAATGCCTATCCCGTCACGTGTTCTGCGCAGTTGGGACTGGAAGCAACGTCCTGTGTCAGATCGTGGACGTGCTTTCATTGAAGCGAATCAG GACACTCCAATTATACGCATTGACCAGCACAATCCTTCCCTCTACGAACATGTTCCTGTCATGAAAACAATCAAG GTTCTGCGAGAACAACTTCAAATAGCTTCAATGTACCTATTTAACTGTCGTGAGTCAATAGCAGAAGACTTTAAAAGACGAGTGTGGCCACGCGATCATCTTTATAACGATATCAATGCTTATTCGATCAGC GACTTAATTCTTCTCCACAATGGTCAGCTGGAAAAACAAGTGCGCGGATTTCTTAAACACGCTGTAGATCACGTCATGCACTGTTCGTTATGTCGTCAAAAAGGTTTCATTTGTGAGATGTGTGAAGCTCCTGAGGTGATCTATCCTTTCGAGACGGAGACCACATACAGG TGTCAGCGATGCTTCTCGGTATTCCATTCCGAATGTGCGACTAAAATGGAGGACTGTCCGAAATGTGTACGACGTGCGAAGTATGAGATTCGTCAAGAAGCAAGTGATCTTCCTCTGGGATGA